In the genome of Diaphorobacter sp. HDW4A, the window CCCAATACTCATCTGGCGATAGGCGTAGACTGTCTATACGGCAAGAGAACAGTGAAAGCGGTAATCCTCAAGGACTATTGCTGCAGAACTTGCCTATCGCATCAGCTGCGAGCTTTTGGTTTACAAGACTCAGAACAAGTCCGCCTTTCACGCGGCAAAACGCATTTGTTGATGAAATGAAGCCTGCGGGATGAGCCAGATCAGTTTTGCGGACGTGGAGCAGAAAGCAGTCGCAGTGTCTCTAGACCATTGTTTCTTGGGTGTCCTCAGAGGTCAACAGGCCAATGTGTTTCATCGTCCGGCAAAAGAAGCCAAGAAACCTGAAGTGAGCCGCCCGTCTGAGACAGGCTCCGGTCAGAGCGGAACAGCCCGTCGCGGAGGCGCTGGCGTTTGCGTACCATCGGGATTGCGAGACGCCGCTCGACTTAAATTCACGTGGAGGCAGAAGCTTGAACGAACGACCGTTACTACGAATATCGCCAGGGGATCTCGAAGGTTTGCTTGGTACTCTCGATGTCAGTTTCGTTGCCCTTACGGAATGCGTGGTGAGCATGGGGTACAGCCTGGAACTGGGCGGTATGAACGCGCCTGGGATCCATTACAACGTCGTTGGTACTGGTCGGGCCGTGTTTGGCAATCGCGACCCTATACCGTTGATGCCCCACACGTTGATCATTGTGCCGCCCAATTCATCGTTTCGAATTGAGGTCGAAGGCAGCATGGGCTTCACAGCTCTGCGCTCCGTCAAGAAGCAGCCGCAGATGACCTCGTCGAGCACCATACGCAGATTCTCCGCAGGAGATGGAGATCCTTCCCTAATACTGGTGTGCGGTTACTTTTACGCTACCTACGGCGCCTGCGCCGACCTCTTCGCTGGCTTGACGGAGCCCATCTTCGAACAGTTCGACGTTGACGATCACGTCGACACGAAACTCCAGACAGCACTCAGCGAACTCGTCGCACAGGAAGTTGGCAGCGGTGCGATGAGTGCGGCTTTGCTAAAACAAGTCATTGTGCTGCTTTTACGGAGGTCGCTCGTCTCCATGAACGCCTGGGTGGAGCGTTTCTCGGTGCTCAAAGATCCTCTGGTCGCAAAAGCTTTTGCCGAAATGGCCATGCGTCCTGCCGATGATCATTCACTGCAAAGCCTCGCCCACACTGCCTGCCTCAGTCGTTCTGCTTTCGCCGCTCGATTTACTGAGGCTATCGGAAAGGCTCCGATGCAGGTACTGCGGGAGCTCCGACTGCGGCAAGCGATGTTCCAGCTGAAAGGCAGCGGCCTCGCCATCGATCTCGTCGCTCGCAATGCTGGATATGCCAGCCGGAGCAGTTTTACAAAGGCATTTCGAAGGACCTATGGAATAGAGCCCTCCGCAGTCCGTCGCACCGATGCGACGGCAGTTTAGCCTGACTCAGGATGTAGCGCCCTGCCCTACGCCCGATCACAGGCTTGCTCCATATCGCGCATATGCTTACACAGAGAAACCGCTTCATCCAATAGGTCCCCCGCGGAAACAACGGACGTCACCACTTCCGACCCGCGTTCAATTGTCTTGTGCACAGGACAGCGTGAGACGACTTCGAGGAGCTTCTGTTGCTGCTCGTCGCTCAGGCTTCCATCAAGCCGTATTTCTACGCCAAAGGAGTCCGTCGCGTCTAGTCCATTCCGGCGATGCGTGATCTTCACCCGAATCCGCTCCAGTGGCCACTTCTTGCGGGAAGCATACAAACGCATAGTCATCACCGAACAGGTTCCGAGGGCTGCGCTCAACAAATCGTACGGGTTGGGACCGGACCCAAGCCCCCCTATGCCTATTGGTTCATCCACGATGAATGTGGAGGAGCCAGCCCGCACTTTCAGCTGAAACGGGCCATTCTTGGTCTCGTCGATGACGATGGACTCCCCCACCACATCGGGTCGCTGATTCGTAGCCATATGAAACACCCCTCCAGGCGCCTGAAGTCTCTACTGGTCTAACGATCGCCAGAAACTGCCGGACGCGGTTACCAGATTGGAGAGCCTTTTCATGCTCACCCCCTACGACGTGGGCGACGCACCCGTAAGGTGCACCCGTGCCAGCAACTGAGAATGTACCCCCACCAAGACGTCACTGAATCCGGAAGAAGCGTCCGG includes:
- a CDS encoding helix-turn-helix domain-containing protein, translated to MNERPLLRISPGDLEGLLGTLDVSFVALTECVVSMGYSLELGGMNAPGIHYNVVGTGRAVFGNRDPIPLMPHTLIIVPPNSSFRIEVEGSMGFTALRSVKKQPQMTSSSTIRRFSAGDGDPSLILVCGYFYATYGACADLFAGLTEPIFEQFDVDDHVDTKLQTALSELVAQEVGSGAMSAALLKQVIVLLLRRSLVSMNAWVERFSVLKDPLVAKAFAEMAMRPADDHSLQSLAHTACLSRSAFAARFTEAIGKAPMQVLRELRLRQAMFQLKGSGLAIDLVARNAGYASRSSFTKAFRRTYGIEPSAVRRTDATAV
- a CDS encoding OsmC family protein; translation: MATNQRPDVVGESIVIDETKNGPFQLKVRAGSSTFIVDEPIGIGGLGSGPNPYDLLSAALGTCSVMTMRLYASRKKWPLERIRVKITHRRNGLDATDSFGVEIRLDGSLSDEQQQKLLEVVSRCPVHKTIERGSEVVTSVVSAGDLLDEAVSLCKHMRDMEQACDRA